The stretch of DNA ACGAGGCGGACGACGGCGCCGTCTCGATGTTCGCCGACGACCCGGTGGACGAGCTGCCGGTCGGCGTGCGCGAGTCGATGACCCATGCCTGGTTGTTCACCGGCCCGCCGGGCAGCGGCCGATCGGTCGCGGCGACGGCGTTCGCGGCCGCGCTGGAATGCACCTCGCCCGAGGAGGTCGGGTGCGGGGAGTGCCGCGCCTGCACGACGGTGATGGGCGGTACGCACGGCGACGTCCGACACATCCAGCCGGAGGGACTGTCGATCTCGGTGCGTCAGATCCGCGACATCGTCTCGCTCGCGGCACGGAGGCCGACCACCGGCCGGTGGCAGATCGTCATCGTCGAGGACGCCGACCGGCTCACGGAGAACGGTGCCAACGCCCTCCTGAAATCGGTCGAGGAACCGCCGGAGCGGACCCTGTTCCTACTGTGCGCACCGTCGGTGGCACCGGAGGACATCGCGATCACCCTGAGGTCCCGCTGCCGCCATGTGGCGTTGACCGCGCCGTCGAGCGAGCAGATCGCGCAGGTGCTGATCGAGCGGGACGGCATCGACCCCGAACCGGCGCGGTGGGCGGCATCGGTGTCAGGCGGTCACGTCGGACGCGCCAAGCGTCTGGCGACCGATCCGCAGTCGCGGCAGCAGCGGGAGCAGGCGCTGAGTCTGGCGCGGGCGGCGACCCGCGAGTCGACCGCGTTCGCGGCCGCGGACACGCTCGTGAAGACCGCGACCGAGACCGCCACCGCGATCAGTGCCGAGATCGACGCGGCCGAGACCGAGGAGCTGATGACGGCTCTGGGCGCGGGCGGCACCGGCAAGGGCACCGCCCGCCCGCCGCGCGGTACGGCCGGCGCGGTGAAAGAACTCGAGAAACAGCAGAAGTCGCGCCGTACGCGCATGATGCGCGATGTCCTCGACCGCGCTCTCGTCGATCTCGCCGCCCTGTTCCGGGACGCGCTGTCGCGTTCGCTGGGAGCTCGCGTGACGCTCATGCACCCGGACAAGGAGGACGATCTCATCGACGGCATGGCGCGCTACGCCTCGCCGGAGAAGCTCCTCGCGTGCATCGAGGCGGTCCTCGAGTGCCGGGAGTCGCTCGACATGAACGTCAAACCGAAATTCGCGGTCGGCGCGATGGTCGTCTCGCTCGGTGACCAGCTCCGCCAGTAGTCACAGCAGTAGCAGTAACAGCAGTAGCAGTGCGGGAACGACGACCCGGGCGTTCACGGTCGCTGCTCGCGTGTGACGGGTCGAGTCCAGCCAGGTCACAACGTCGCAGGCGTCGGCGGGCGACGGCGGGTCGTGGAGCTGCCGCGGACTGACTGCCACGTCCCACATCTTCCGTCGCGTGCGTGCGTGCGACGGCACTACGCGGTGACGGCGGCCTCGGTGCTCTGCCGTTCGACCGCTGCCTCGCGGGCCAGCAGGAAGAACGGGGTGGCTGTAGCGATCCCGACCGCGAACGTCAGGACGACACTTGCGAGCCACCAGCGGACCATGCCCAGCCGCCGAGCCTCGCCCAGCGCCCACACATGGAATCCGATCACGACGAACGTCAGGTCGACCATCGCGAACTTGCCCGGGACCGTCTTCCACACGTCGCCGACGAAGAAGTCGGCCGTCGAACGCCAGCCGTTCCGCGCCACATAGGGCAGGCCGATCGCGTTCTGTGTGAATAACGATGCCAAGAACACGTAGAACAGTGGCTTGCGGGCGATCTGTGTCGGAGTCATGGGGTCCTGCCTTAGTCGAGGAAGCGAGGTGTTCCTCGACCCTACTCAGCGGTAGCCGTCGAGTGTGAGCGGACGGACCGATGGAGGCCGTCGCCGAGCCGCAGCGGACTCGCCGCGGACCGACGAGGCCGACAACGCCGGAAAACACAGGTGGGAGCGGTATATCAGTAGTAGTACGGGTAGTCGTCCCAGTTCGGGTCGCGTTTGCCCAGGAACGCGTCGCGACCCTCGACGGCCTCATCGGTCATGTACGCCAGGCGCGTCGCCTCGCCCGCGAACACCTGCTGCCCCATCAGACCGTCGTCGGTCAGGTTGAATGCGAACTTCAACATGCGCTGGGCGGTCGGCGACTTCGAGTTGATCTTGCGGCCCCACTCGATCGCCGTGTTCTCCAGCTCGGAGTGATCGACCACTCGATTCACCGCACCCATCCGGTGCATGGTCTCGGCGTCGTACGCCTCGCCGAGGAAGAAGATCTCCCGCGCGAACTTCTGCCCGACCTGCTTGGCCAGGTAGGCGCTGCCGTAACCGGCGTCGAAGCTGCCCACGTCGGCGTCGGTCTGCTTGAATCGCGCGTGTTCGCGTGAGGCGAGGGTCAGGTCGGCGACGGCGTGCAGCGAATGCCCGCCGCCCGCGGCCCAGCCGTTGACGACGGCGATGACGACCTTCGGCATGGTGCGGATCAGACGCTGCACCTCCAGGATGTGCAGGCGACCGCCCTCGGCCTTGACACGCGCGGTGTCGACGCTGTCGACCGTGGCCGCCTCGACGTCGGAGTCGTGGCTGGTCGCGTACTGGTACCCGCTGCGGCCGCGGATGCGCTGGTCGCCGCCGCTGCAGAACGCCCAACCGCCGTCCTTGGGCGACGGTCCGTTGCCGGTCAGCAGGACGGTTCCGACATCGGGGGAGCGACGCGCGTGGTCGAGGGTGCGGTACAGCTCGTCGACGGTGTGCGGCCGGAACGCGTTGCGCACCTCGGGGCGGTCGAAGGCGATCCGGACGATCCCGTCGGCGCGGCTCTGCCCGACGTGCCGGTGATAGGTGATGTCGGTGAGATCGTCGAAGCCGGGCACCGACTTCCACTGCGTCGGATCGAACGGGGCGGTATTCGGATCTGTCATGTCCACGAGCCTATCGCCGGGTCACCGGTCTGCGGATTCGCGCTGCGGATACGGTGGGACGATGACGGAGACCTCCAAGCACGAGTGGGACATCCCGGCGACCGATGACTCGCCGCACGAGGGAGGCTTCCGCGCAGACCTGGCGATCACCACCGAGCGGGGCGGACCGAGCTACGGCGCGATGATCGAACAGGTTCGGGCGTTCATGGGCAAGGTGCGGTACGCGTCGCCGACTCCGGAGCTGGCCGACGAGGTCATCGAGGATCTGCGCAAACTCAACGCCAAGCTCGACACGATGCTCGTCGACGAGTGGACCAGCCCGTCGGGAACGCGTATCGATCTGCCGTCGCGCGGGAACATCACCCTGCCGCCGTATGTGATCACCACGGGCGGTCCGGACGGCGTCGAAGCCGAGGTGACCTTCGGCGACTTCCATCTGGGCGGCAACGGCGTGACCCACGGCGGTCACGTCGCGGTCGCGTTCGACGACCTGGGCGGCATGGCGTCCGCGCTCAAGACGGGCGGCGTCGCGCGCACCGCGTACCTGACGGTGAACTACCGGTCGCTGACCCCGCTCAACAAGCCGCTGACGATCCGGACCTGGGTCGACGTGCAGGACGACCGCAAACTGTACGTCAAAGGCACCCTGCACGACGGCGACCGGCTGTGCGCCGACCTCGACTCGCTGTTCATCAAGCTGAAGCCCGGTCAGCCGTAGAAGCCCGGTCAGCCGCGGAAGAGTGTGGCGCACGCCGAGGACGATGCTCGCCCGGTCCGCGGCGCCGCTTCAGCTCTCGACCGGGAGCTCCCGGATCGGCGTCGCAGGC from Gordonia humi encodes:
- a CDS encoding DNA polymerase III subunit delta' gives rise to the protein MTNVFDRMIGQELLAGELRDAARSARAVAARIDEADDGAVSMFADDPVDELPVGVRESMTHAWLFTGPPGSGRSVAATAFAAALECTSPEEVGCGECRACTTVMGGTHGDVRHIQPEGLSISVRQIRDIVSLAARRPTTGRWQIVIVEDADRLTENGANALLKSVEEPPERTLFLLCAPSVAPEDIAITLRSRCRHVALTAPSSEQIAQVLIERDGIDPEPARWAASVSGGHVGRAKRLATDPQSRQQREQALSLARAATRESTAFAAADTLVKTATETATAISAEIDAAETEELMTALGAGGTGKGTARPPRGTAGAVKELEKQQKSRRTRMMRDVLDRALVDLAALFRDALSRSLGARVTLMHPDKEDDLIDGMARYASPEKLLACIEAVLECRESLDMNVKPKFAVGAMVVSLGDQLRQ
- a CDS encoding DUF2834 domain-containing protein, giving the protein MTPTQIARKPLFYVFLASLFTQNAIGLPYVARNGWRSTADFFVGDVWKTVPGKFAMVDLTFVVIGFHVWALGEARRLGMVRWWLASVVLTFAVGIATATPFFLLAREAAVERQSTEAAVTA
- a CDS encoding 1,4-dihydroxy-2-naphthoyl-CoA synthase, which translates into the protein MTDPNTAPFDPTQWKSVPGFDDLTDITYHRHVGQSRADGIVRIAFDRPEVRNAFRPHTVDELYRTLDHARRSPDVGTVLLTGNGPSPKDGGWAFCSGGDQRIRGRSGYQYATSHDSDVEAATVDSVDTARVKAEGGRLHILEVQRLIRTMPKVVIAVVNGWAAGGGHSLHAVADLTLASREHARFKQTDADVGSFDAGYGSAYLAKQVGQKFAREIFFLGEAYDAETMHRMGAVNRVVDHSELENTAIEWGRKINSKSPTAQRMLKFAFNLTDDGLMGQQVFAGEATRLAYMTDEAVEGRDAFLGKRDPNWDDYPYYY
- a CDS encoding PaaI family thioesterase, encoding MTETSKHEWDIPATDDSPHEGGFRADLAITTERGGPSYGAMIEQVRAFMGKVRYASPTPELADEVIEDLRKLNAKLDTMLVDEWTSPSGTRIDLPSRGNITLPPYVITTGGPDGVEAEVTFGDFHLGGNGVTHGGHVAVAFDDLGGMASALKTGGVARTAYLTVNYRSLTPLNKPLTIRTWVDVQDDRKLYVKGTLHDGDRLCADLDSLFIKLKPGQP